One stretch of Rhodoferax lithotrophicus DNA includes these proteins:
- a CDS encoding CBS domain-containing protein, which translates to MFDLPVKSVMDRNKFITVAPEQTISQAAQLMAGKHVGVAWVIEHGQLAGVLTERDIVFRVLGQGLDPQSTPVRTAMTTQPMSVGPNDSFGHALVKMQEHGVRHAPVVENGHTLGLVSARNAMDPELDEFVSEARRREHYQTAH; encoded by the coding sequence ATGTTTGATCTACCCGTCAAAAGTGTCATGGACCGCAACAAATTCATCACGGTTGCGCCAGAGCAAACCATCAGCCAGGCGGCCCAGCTGATGGCTGGCAAACATGTTGGGGTGGCCTGGGTGATTGAGCACGGCCAGCTGGCCGGAGTGCTGACCGAGCGCGACATCGTCTTTCGCGTGCTGGGCCAAGGGCTAGACCCCCAATCCACCCCGGTACGCACCGCCATGACCACCCAGCCGATGAGCGTAGGCCCGAATGATTCATTTGGCCATGCCTTGGTGAAGATGCAAGAACACGGCGTGCGCCATGCCCCGGTGGTGGAAAACGGCCACACCCTGGGGCTGGTGTCGGCACGTAATGCCATGGACCCTGAGCTGGACGAGTTTGTGTCCGAAGCACGGCGGCGGGAACACTACCAAACCGCGCACTGA